A window of the Streptomyces sp. NBC_00250 genome harbors these coding sequences:
- a CDS encoding ABC transporter substrate-binding protein — protein MPIARAATTNTARRAVVRLGAVALTGALLAACGGASDGTATDGAGGKVTITVDLFGSFGYKEAGLYAEYEKLHPGVTIKQTDTEDEADYWKSLQTRLAGGAGLADVQGIEVGRIASVTQQQADRFEDLRKYGADTLKDQFAQAKWAAATGKGGEVLGLGTDVGPEAMCYRTDLFKQAGLPTDRAALAKKWATWDGYLSLGEQYKAKAPAKSAWIDSVGSLYSIMIGQEKERYYDASGKLIWEDNPALRTAWDHSVQAAQGGLSAKLDQWSPQWNQAFSAGSFATIPCPAWMLGYIKGQAGEAGKGKWDVAPLPGGAGNWGGSYLSVPKAAKHKKEAYELVKWLTAPEQQTKLFQKQGNFPSATGAIEKVADAKDPFFSDAPIGQIFGDAAKAAPVQVLGVHDQNIAQQITNALSEVERKGTSPEKAWSNAKKGVENTIG, from the coding sequence ATGCCCATCGCCCGAGCCGCCACCACGAACACCGCCAGGAGAGCCGTCGTCCGTCTGGGGGCGGTCGCGCTCACCGGAGCCCTGCTCGCCGCCTGCGGGGGTGCGTCGGACGGCACGGCCACCGACGGCGCGGGAGGGAAGGTCACGATCACCGTCGACCTGTTCGGCTCCTTCGGATACAAGGAGGCCGGGTTGTACGCCGAGTACGAGAAGCTCCACCCCGGCGTCACGATCAAGCAGACCGACACCGAGGACGAGGCCGACTACTGGAAGTCCCTCCAGACCCGGCTCGCCGGCGGCGCGGGCCTTGCCGATGTGCAGGGCATCGAGGTGGGCCGCATCGCCTCCGTCACCCAGCAGCAGGCCGACCGGTTCGAGGACCTGAGGAAGTACGGTGCGGACACCCTCAAGGACCAGTTCGCCCAGGCCAAGTGGGCCGCCGCCACCGGCAAGGGCGGCGAGGTCCTCGGCCTCGGCACCGACGTCGGCCCGGAGGCGATGTGCTACCGCACCGACCTCTTCAAGCAGGCCGGACTCCCCACCGACCGCGCCGCCCTCGCCAAGAAGTGGGCCACCTGGGACGGCTACCTGTCCCTCGGCGAGCAGTACAAGGCGAAGGCCCCCGCGAAGAGCGCCTGGATCGACAGCGTCGGCAGCCTCTACTCGATCATGATCGGTCAGGAGAAGGAGCGGTACTACGACGCCTCCGGAAAGCTCATCTGGGAGGACAATCCCGCCCTCCGCACCGCCTGGGACCACTCCGTTCAGGCGGCCCAGGGCGGACTGAGCGCCAAGCTCGACCAGTGGTCCCCGCAGTGGAACCAGGCCTTCTCGGCCGGTTCCTTCGCCACCATCCCGTGCCCCGCCTGGATGCTCGGCTACATCAAGGGCCAGGCAGGCGAGGCCGGCAAGGGCAAGTGGGACGTCGCCCCGCTCCCCGGCGGCGCCGGCAACTGGGGCGGTTCCTACCTGTCGGTGCCGAAGGCGGCGAAGCACAAGAAGGAGGCGTACGAGCTGGTGAAGTGGCTCACCGCCCCCGAGCAGCAGACCAAGCTCTTCCAGAAGCAGGGCAACTTCCCCTCCGCCACGGGCGCGATCGAGAAGGTCGCCGACGCGAAGGACCCGTTCTTCTCCGACGCTCCCATCGGGCAGATCTTCGGCGACGCGGCGAAGGCGGCCCCGGTTCAGGTGCTCGGTGTGCACGACCAGAACATCGCGCAGCAGATCACGAACGCGCTGAGCGAGGTCGAGCGCAAGGGGACCTCGCCGGAGAAGGCCTGGTCGAACGCCAAGAAGGGCGTCGAGAACACCATCGGCTGA
- a CDS encoding carbohydrate ABC transporter permease has translation MTLTASETPAPPKPVPPPARRGSARRAWQTFSPYAYLAPFFTLFAAFGLFPLIYTAFVSLYRVELQTPGDMEWRGLGNYTALLGDEYFWLSLRNTFTIGVLSTVPQLAMAIGLAHLLNYKMRGRTFLRTAVLLPYATSVAAATLVFAQLFGRDFGLVNYALSLVGIDPVDWQNGTVASQIAVSTVVIWRWTGYNALIYLAGMQSIPHELYEAAAMDGASRWRQFFHVTLPGLRPTILFTVIVSTIGATQLFGEPLLLEGSISGGISHQYQTLGLYMYEQGWGFFHLGRAAAIAWVMFLLIVVLVGVNALIARRRSRKEAGR, from the coding sequence GTGACCCTCACCGCATCCGAGACGCCGGCCCCGCCGAAGCCGGTCCCGCCGCCCGCGCGGCGGGGGTCCGCCCGGCGGGCCTGGCAGACGTTCTCGCCGTACGCCTACCTCGCACCGTTCTTCACCCTGTTCGCCGCCTTCGGTCTCTTCCCGCTGATCTACACGGCCTTCGTCTCGCTCTACCGGGTGGAGCTCCAGACGCCCGGCGACATGGAGTGGCGCGGCCTCGGCAACTACACCGCGCTCCTCGGCGACGAGTACTTCTGGCTCTCGCTGCGCAACACGTTCACCATCGGTGTGCTCTCCACCGTGCCCCAGCTCGCCATGGCCATCGGGCTCGCGCATCTGCTGAACTACAAGATGCGCGGCCGCACCTTCCTGCGGACCGCGGTCCTCCTGCCGTACGCGACCTCGGTGGCCGCCGCCACCCTCGTCTTCGCCCAGCTCTTCGGGCGGGACTTCGGCCTCGTCAACTACGCGCTGAGCCTGGTCGGCATCGACCCCGTCGACTGGCAGAACGGCACGGTCGCCTCGCAGATCGCCGTGTCGACGGTCGTCATCTGGCGCTGGACCGGCTACAACGCGCTGATCTACCTGGCCGGCATGCAGTCGATCCCGCATGAGTTGTACGAGGCGGCCGCGATGGACGGGGCCTCGCGGTGGCGGCAGTTCTTCCACGTCACGCTGCCGGGACTGCGGCCCACGATCCTCTTCACCGTCATCGTCTCGACGATCGGCGCGACCCAGCTGTTCGGCGAGCCGCTGCTGCTCGAAGGCTCCATCTCGGGCGGCATCTCGCACCAGTACCAGACGCTCGGCCTGTACATGTACGAGCAGGGCTGGGGCTTCTTCCACCTGGGCCGGGCGGCCGCCATCGCCTGGGTGATGTTCCTGCTCATCGTGGTGCTCGTCGGGGTCAACGCCCTGATCGCGCGCCGCCGTTCCCGCAAGGAGGCCGGCCGATGA
- a CDS encoding carbohydrate ABC transporter permease has protein sequence MTAPIAAATRGPSRAGRTLHAGPLAYGILVVAVLFSAFPFYWTIVAASRSNADLANVSPTLVPGPNLIRNFEAVLEEADIGKALLNSLIVSGSITLGTVLCCTLAGFAFAKLRFRGRGALLAITVGTMMIPPQLGVIPLFMLIAELGWVNQLQAVILPGLVSAFGVFFMRQYLVQTLPDELIEAARVDGASTARIFWSIVVPIARPGMAVLGLLTFMAAWNDFFWPVVALTSSEPTVQVALRQLGGGYVHDQSVIMAGTLLGTLPVLLVFGLLGRQIVGGIMQGAVKG, from the coding sequence ATGACCGCGCCCATCGCCGCTGCGACGCGAGGCCCCTCCCGGGCGGGCCGCACCCTGCACGCGGGCCCGCTCGCGTACGGGATCCTCGTCGTCGCCGTCCTTTTCTCCGCCTTCCCCTTCTACTGGACGATCGTCGCCGCGAGCCGCTCCAACGCCGACCTGGCGAACGTCTCGCCGACGCTGGTGCCCGGCCCGAACCTGATCCGCAACTTCGAGGCGGTCCTCGAAGAGGCCGACATCGGCAAGGCGCTGCTCAACTCCCTCATCGTCTCCGGCTCGATCACCCTCGGCACCGTGCTGTGCTGCACGCTCGCCGGCTTCGCCTTCGCCAAGCTCCGCTTCCGGGGCCGGGGAGCGCTGCTGGCGATCACCGTGGGCACGATGATGATCCCGCCGCAGCTGGGGGTGATCCCGCTGTTCATGCTGATCGCCGAGCTCGGCTGGGTGAACCAGCTCCAGGCGGTGATACTGCCGGGCCTGGTGTCCGCGTTCGGGGTGTTCTTCATGCGCCAGTACCTGGTGCAGACCCTGCCGGACGAGCTGATCGAGGCCGCCCGGGTCGACGGTGCCTCCACCGCCCGGATCTTCTGGTCGATCGTGGTGCCGATCGCCCGGCCCGGTATGGCCGTCCTCGGCCTGCTGACCTTCATGGCCGCGTGGAACGACTTCTTCTGGCCGGTCGTGGCCCTCACCTCCTCCGAGCCCACCGTCCAGGTGGCCCTGCGCCAGCTCGGCGGCGGATACGTCCACGACCAGTCCGTGATCATGGCGGGCACGCTGCTCGGCACGCTGCCCGTCCTGCTGGTCTTCGGTCTGCTCGGCCGGCAGATCGTCGGCGGAATCATGCAGGGCGCGGTCAAGGGCTGA
- a CDS encoding GH1 family beta-glucosidase: MTALDARTGTTNVLRFPEGFRWGTATAAYQIEGAAAEDGRTPSIWDTFSRTPGKVRNGDTGDIAADHYHRVDEDVESMRRLGVTDYRFSISWPRVQPTGRGPAVRKGLDFYRRLVDRLLAAGIRPVATLYHWDLPQELEDAGGWPHRETSYRFAEYAGIMADALGDRVATWTTLNEPWCAAFLGYGNGVHAPGRTSALASLRAAHHLNLAHGLAARTLRGSLPGTAEVSLTLNLHAVRASSQSAEDLDAARRIDAVGNRIFLDPVFHGQLPADLVRDTASVTDWSFVQDGDLATAAAPIDSLGINYYSPSVVGAGTSESPSPWAGAERHVRFEPAPGPRTAMDWPVDADGLHELLIRLRDELPNVPLVITENGAAYDDYADPSGNVKDPERVAYLHAHLAAVHRALADGADVRGYFLWSLLDNFEWAYGYSKRFGIVHVDFATQRRTLKDSARWYAETIARGGLEEKA; the protein is encoded by the coding sequence ATGACCGCGCTCGACGCCCGTACCGGCACCACGAACGTCCTCCGGTTCCCCGAGGGTTTCCGCTGGGGCACCGCAACGGCCGCCTACCAGATCGAGGGGGCGGCGGCCGAGGACGGCCGTACCCCCTCCATCTGGGACACCTTCAGCCGTACGCCCGGCAAGGTGCGCAACGGCGACACCGGTGACATCGCCGCCGATCACTACCACCGGGTCGACGAGGACGTCGAGTCGATGCGGCGGCTCGGCGTCACCGACTACCGCTTCTCGATCTCCTGGCCCCGGGTGCAGCCCACCGGGCGCGGTCCCGCCGTGCGCAAGGGCCTGGACTTCTACCGGCGTCTCGTCGACCGTCTCCTCGCCGCCGGCATCCGGCCCGTGGCGACGCTCTACCACTGGGACCTGCCCCAGGAGTTGGAGGACGCGGGCGGCTGGCCGCACCGGGAGACCTCGTACCGGTTCGCCGAGTACGCGGGCATCATGGCGGACGCCCTCGGCGACCGGGTGGCGACCTGGACCACGCTCAACGAGCCCTGGTGCGCGGCCTTTCTCGGCTACGGCAACGGCGTGCACGCCCCGGGCCGTACCAGCGCCCTCGCCTCGCTGCGCGCCGCCCACCACCTCAACCTCGCGCACGGCCTCGCGGCGCGCACCCTGCGCGGGTCGCTGCCCGGCACCGCGGAGGTGTCGCTGACGCTCAACCTCCATGCGGTGCGGGCCAGTTCGCAGTCCGCCGAGGATCTGGACGCGGCTCGTCGTATCGACGCGGTCGGCAACCGCATCTTCCTCGACCCCGTCTTCCACGGGCAGCTCCCGGCGGACCTGGTCCGCGACACGGCCTCGGTCACGGACTGGTCCTTCGTGCAGGACGGCGATCTGGCGACGGCGGCCGCGCCGATCGACTCGCTCGGCATCAACTACTACTCCCCCTCCGTCGTCGGGGCGGGCACGTCGGAGTCGCCCTCGCCCTGGGCGGGTGCGGAGCGGCACGTCCGGTTCGAGCCGGCACCCGGGCCGCGTACGGCGATGGACTGGCCGGTGGACGCGGACGGACTCCACGAGCTGCTGATCCGCCTGCGGGACGAACTGCCGAACGTACCGCTGGTGATCACCGAGAACGGTGCGGCGTACGACGACTACGCCGACCCGTCCGGCAATGTGAAGGACCCGGAGCGCGTGGCGTACCTCCACGCCCATCTGGCGGCGGTGCACCGTGCGCTCGCGGACGGGGCCGACGTTCGCGGGTACTTCCTGTGGTCGCTCCTGGACAACTTCGAGTGGGCGTACGGCTACAGCAAGCGGTTCGGCATCGTGCACGTGGACTTCGCGACGCAGCGCCGGACGCTGAAGGACAGCGCCCGCTGGTACGCGGAGACCATCGCGCGAGGGGGCCTCGAAGAGAAGGCCTGA
- a CDS encoding carbohydrate-binding protein encodes MLRRHARAACTALVAAGMALAGLQAGSAAAAPDSQGPHRATAVKTAARTLGADSARPELLDAMRRDLGLTRSQALTRLANEAEAGATAARLRQGLGGAFAGAWVDGAEADTLTVATTRAADVPAIRATGARARLVTHGLTVLERAKETLDRSATTEAPVRYVDVRADVLVVEETRAGAGARLVRATGVPRELVRVVHSGQAPRPLYDIRGGDAYYMGGGGRCSVGFPVTRGTTQGFATAGHCGRAGTTTSGFNQVAQGSFQGSVFPGNDMAWVAANANWTSTPYVKGSGGANVQVTGSVLQPVGSSVCRSGSTTGWHCGTVQQHNTSVTYPEGTISGVTRTTVCAEPGDSGGSYISGSQAQGVTSGGSGNCSSGGTTFFQPLNPLLQNYGLTLKTTGTDPGPGPGEPEPSGTWAAGKVYVAGDVVTYGGASYRCLQGHQAQAGWQPPNVPALWQRL; translated from the coding sequence ATGCTCCGACGACACGCCCGCGCGGCGTGTACCGCCCTCGTCGCCGCCGGAATGGCGCTGGCCGGGCTCCAGGCCGGTTCCGCCGCCGCGGCCCCGGACTCCCAGGGCCCGCACCGCGCCACGGCCGTCAAGACCGCCGCCCGGACACTCGGCGCCGACTCCGCCCGGCCCGAGCTGCTCGACGCCATGCGACGCGATTTGGGACTCACCCGCTCCCAGGCCCTCACCCGCCTCGCCAACGAGGCGGAGGCCGGTGCCACCGCCGCCCGGCTCCGCCAGGGCCTGGGCGGTGCCTTCGCCGGTGCCTGGGTGGACGGTGCCGAGGCCGACACCCTGACCGTGGCCACCACCCGCGCCGCCGACGTGCCCGCGATACGGGCCACGGGCGCGCGTGCCCGTCTCGTGACGCACGGTCTGACCGTTCTGGAGCGCGCCAAGGAGACCCTGGACCGGTCCGCGACCACCGAGGCGCCCGTCCGCTACGTCGACGTCCGCGCCGACGTCCTGGTCGTCGAGGAGACCAGGGCGGGTGCCGGGGCGCGGCTCGTGCGGGCCACCGGCGTGCCGCGCGAGCTGGTCCGCGTCGTCCACAGCGGTCAGGCACCCCGCCCGCTGTACGACATCCGGGGCGGCGACGCCTACTACATGGGTGGCGGCGGGCGCTGCTCGGTCGGCTTCCCGGTGACGCGGGGCACCACGCAGGGCTTCGCCACCGCCGGCCACTGCGGTCGCGCGGGCACGACCACCAGCGGGTTCAACCAGGTGGCCCAGGGCAGCTTCCAGGGCTCGGTCTTCCCCGGCAACGACATGGCCTGGGTCGCCGCCAACGCCAACTGGACCTCGACCCCGTACGTCAAGGGCTCCGGCGGCGCGAACGTCCAGGTGACCGGCTCGGTCCTGCAGCCGGTCGGCTCCTCCGTGTGCCGCTCCGGCTCGACCACCGGCTGGCACTGCGGCACCGTGCAGCAGCACAACACGAGCGTCACCTACCCCGAGGGCACCATCTCCGGGGTGACCCGTACGACGGTCTGCGCCGAACCCGGCGACTCCGGAGGCTCGTACATCTCCGGCAGCCAGGCCCAGGGCGTGACCTCCGGCGGTTCCGGCAACTGCTCCAGCGGCGGTACCACCTTCTTCCAGCCACTGAATCCACTGCTCCAGAACTACGGCCTCACCCTGAAGACCACCGGCACCGACCCGGGTCCCGGCCCCGGCGAGCCGGAGCCGAGCGGCACCTGGGCGGCCGGCAAGGTCTACGTGGCCGGTGACGTCGTCACGTACGGCGGCGCGAGCTACCGCTGCCTCCAGGGACACCAGGCCCAGGCCGGCTGGCAGCCGCCGAACGTCCCGGCGCTGTGGCAGCGTCTGTGA
- a CDS encoding LysR family transcriptional regulator codes for MDLELRHLKTIRAIADAGSLTRAATALGLAQPALSAQLKRIERALGGALFERGREGVRATALGDLVLDRARVVLPAVCELQEEAVRFARGGTEGYRLGGTHGPLLGGLVDRIARHDPGAPVSTYTSWSEREVAGGVVDGRLDFALVGVCGESGPPEAGRLVWTEVARDPVYVMLAADHPLAPRTEIDLAELAAEAWTDVPGDGCFGDCFAAACVRAGFTPACVYETDTASCVHLVQVGRAVGLCRATFPVTPGLVTRPLAGAPLMWRHLLGWHPEGRAASRAAAVLGHTRAAHAEALATSAGRMPASAPRA; via the coding sequence ATGGACTTGGAGTTGCGGCACCTCAAGACGATCCGGGCCATCGCGGACGCCGGGAGCCTCACCCGTGCCGCGACCGCGCTCGGGCTCGCGCAGCCGGCGCTCAGTGCCCAGCTCAAGCGGATCGAACGGGCTCTGGGCGGAGCCCTGTTCGAGCGGGGACGGGAGGGCGTACGAGCCACGGCGCTCGGCGATCTGGTGCTCGACCGGGCACGGGTCGTTCTGCCCGCGGTGTGCGAGCTGCAGGAGGAGGCGGTGCGGTTCGCGCGGGGCGGTACGGAGGGCTACCGGCTCGGCGGCACCCACGGCCCGCTGCTCGGCGGCCTCGTCGATCGCATCGCGCGACACGACCCCGGCGCCCCCGTGAGCACGTACACCTCGTGGTCGGAGCGTGAGGTCGCCGGCGGTGTCGTCGACGGCCGCCTCGACTTCGCCCTGGTCGGGGTCTGCGGGGAGAGCGGTCCGCCCGAGGCGGGACGGCTCGTGTGGACGGAGGTCGCCCGTGATCCGGTGTACGTGATGCTGGCCGCCGACCATCCGCTCGCGCCCCGCACCGAGATCGACCTGGCCGAGCTCGCCGCGGAGGCCTGGACCGACGTACCGGGCGACGGCTGTTTCGGCGACTGCTTCGCGGCCGCCTGCGTACGGGCGGGATTCACTCCGGCCTGTGTGTACGAGACGGACACCGCCTCCTGCGTACACCTGGTGCAGGTCGGCCGGGCCGTCGGGCTGTGCCGGGCCACCTTCCCCGTCACCCCGGGCCTCGTCACCCGTCCCCTCGCCGGTGCCCCGCTGATGTGGCGGCACCTGCTCGGCTGGCATCCCGAGGGGCGCGCGGCCTCCCGGGCCGCCGCCGTCCTGGGCCACACCCGGGCCGCCCACGCCGAGGCGCTGGCGACCAGCGCGGGACGGATGCCCGCGTCGGCGCCCCGGGCATAA
- a CDS encoding GOLPH3/VPS74 family protein, translated as MAVTLAEEIMLLSLDDVSGVAKERQSAAWAVAGGILLDLVLAGRVSVDDGRLRVTDATPTEVPLLDERLRQVDAWCAKKGKAPKVTEWLTKDHSKAVKATVESLRERGLIREERQRVMGLFPVARYPEADGSVERELRARLHAVLVTGPTHQARTTGLLALIHGAKLHRLAFPDLPRKEVASRLDELTAGQWAAEGVRRAIRDMQAAMLAVTAATTATVTFTS; from the coding sequence GTGGCGGTCACGCTCGCGGAGGAGATCATGCTGCTGTCCCTGGACGACGTGTCCGGGGTGGCGAAGGAACGGCAGTCCGCCGCGTGGGCCGTCGCGGGCGGCATCCTGCTCGATCTCGTGCTGGCCGGGCGCGTGTCGGTCGACGACGGGCGGCTGCGGGTGACGGACGCGACGCCCACCGAGGTGCCGCTGCTCGACGAGCGACTGCGGCAGGTGGACGCCTGGTGCGCGAAGAAGGGCAAGGCCCCGAAGGTCACCGAGTGGCTGACGAAGGACCACTCCAAGGCCGTGAAGGCCACGGTCGAGAGCCTCCGCGAGCGCGGCCTGATACGTGAGGAGCGGCAGAGGGTGATGGGCCTCTTCCCCGTCGCCCGCTATCCGGAGGCCGACGGCTCCGTCGAACGCGAGCTGAGGGCCAGGCTGCACGCCGTACTCGTCACCGGCCCCACCCACCAGGCCCGCACCACGGGCCTCCTCGCCCTGATCCACGGCGCCAAGCTCCACCGCCTCGCCTTCCCCGACCTGCCCCGCAAGGAGGTCGCGTCCCGCCTGGACGAGCTCACGGCCGGCCAGTGGGCCGCAGAGGGCGTACGCAGGGCGATCCGGGACATGCAGGCGGCGATGCTCGCGGTCACGGCTGCCACGACGGCCACGGTGACGTTCACCAGCTGA
- a CDS encoding DUF4232 domain-containing protein produces the protein MRHTCLARHAFPAAVAGLLLLTLTACGTERPGAAATGSAEPPACGPGASPAESAGVPRTGMPGASASPAQDGDASASPAQDGVTIIGTGGGASAGAPSCAVYSVTSRETEPFTYVVTVGFVSETGQALFNVDDTVQAVAPGRTVRRTVTATGHSPDAVGKARARVVKVRSFPTSEAPSVGGTCPPTGVRVYADEGDAAMGLRVVGLHLENCGTMPYRLNGYPRVEIRDEDHDRVDGVSIVQGGDAVAGGTGADGPPQQLVLEPGERAHAGLVWRNTVEAGDPVHAPYARVWAKPGAAPVTVTPELDLGTTGKLGVGPWKKAGEQAGTR, from the coding sequence ATGCGTCACACCTGCCTCGCCCGTCACGCTTTCCCCGCCGCCGTCGCCGGACTCCTCCTGCTCACCCTCACCGCCTGCGGGACCGAGCGGCCGGGGGCTGCCGCCACCGGCAGCGCCGAACCGCCGGCGTGCGGGCCCGGGGCGAGTCCCGCCGAGAGCGCGGGCGTACCGCGGACGGGCATGCCGGGGGCATCTGCCTCCCCGGCGCAGGACGGCGATGCCTCCGCCTCCCCGGCCCAGGACGGCGTCACGATCATCGGGACCGGCGGAGGTGCCTCCGCCGGTGCACCCTCCTGCGCGGTGTACTCCGTCACCAGCCGGGAGACCGAGCCCTTCACCTATGTCGTCACGGTCGGCTTCGTCTCGGAAACGGGCCAGGCACTCTTCAACGTCGACGACACCGTCCAGGCCGTTGCCCCCGGCCGGACCGTCCGGCGTACGGTCACCGCCACCGGGCACTCCCCGGACGCGGTCGGCAAGGCGCGGGCCCGGGTCGTGAAGGTGCGGAGCTTCCCGACCTCCGAGGCGCCGAGCGTCGGCGGCACATGTCCGCCCACCGGGGTGCGTGTGTACGCCGATGAGGGCGACGCGGCCATGGGGCTGCGCGTCGTCGGCCTCCACCTGGAGAACTGCGGAACCATGCCGTACCGGCTCAACGGCTACCCCCGGGTCGAGATCCGCGACGAGGACCACGACCGCGTCGACGGCGTGTCCATCGTCCAGGGCGGCGACGCCGTCGCCGGGGGCACCGGGGCCGACGGCCCACCGCAGCAGCTGGTACTGGAGCCGGGCGAGCGCGCCCACGCCGGCCTTGTCTGGCGCAACACCGTCGAAGCCGGCGATCCCGTGCACGCCCCCTACGCCCGCGTGTGGGCGAAGCCGGGGGCCGCCCCGGTGACGGTGACCCCCGAGCTCGACCTCGGCACGACGGGGAAACTCGGCGTCGGGCCCTGGAAGAAGGCCGGGGAACAGGCCGGGACACGCTGA
- a CDS encoding MarR family transcriptional regulator gives MTTDTTTAPSVNGRVLALAHHAARALLEGVLTRHGITFHQSVTFRAVVAAGESIGRDELVGDVTGSLKTDASVVTAVIEELTTAKLLEEDPADTSRVRLTHAGRELYEVTSAESAEISGRLYDGIPAEDLAVVGRVLTLITDRANAELADA, from the coding sequence ATGACCACCGACACCACCACCGCCCCCAGCGTCAACGGTCGAGTGCTGGCCCTGGCACACCATGCGGCACGTGCCCTCCTGGAGGGCGTGCTGACCCGCCACGGCATCACGTTCCACCAGAGCGTGACGTTCCGGGCCGTCGTCGCAGCGGGCGAGTCCATCGGCCGCGACGAGCTCGTCGGCGACGTCACCGGCTCGCTGAAGACCGACGCGTCGGTCGTGACCGCCGTCATCGAGGAACTGACCACCGCGAAGCTGCTCGAAGAGGACCCGGCGGACACGTCCCGAGTTCGACTCACCCACGCCGGACGGGAGTTGTACGAGGTCACCTCCGCCGAGTCCGCCGAGATCTCCGGCCGACTGTACGACGGCATCCCGGCCGAGGACCTCGCCGTCGTGGGCCGCGTGCTGACCCTGATCACGGACCGCGCGAACGCCGAACTGGCCGACGCCTGA
- a CDS encoding MarR family winged helix-turn-helix transcriptional regulator codes for MSSTPKDATAGFLVWRLSMKWRVAVDRAVAPLSLTHAQYVVMASLYGMSRSGLRPSQRALADRTGLEPLYVSKLVRALEASGLVARTRDPDDPRAMQVSLTEHGSDVTRRAIKVVQGLLDQLLEPLGGQDSPRTREFTRELATLLDAPLDPHTENHEEQS; via the coding sequence GTGAGTTCAACACCCAAGGACGCCACAGCGGGATTCCTGGTCTGGCGCTTGTCGATGAAGTGGCGTGTGGCCGTCGATCGGGCGGTCGCACCGCTGAGTCTGACCCACGCCCAGTACGTGGTGATGGCCTCGTTGTACGGCATGTCGCGCTCCGGGCTCCGGCCCAGTCAGCGTGCACTCGCCGACCGGACGGGGCTGGAGCCGCTGTACGTCTCCAAGCTCGTCCGCGCCCTGGAGGCCTCCGGACTCGTCGCCCGCACCCGGGACCCGGACGACCCGCGCGCCATGCAGGTGTCGCTCACCGAGCACGGAAGCGACGTCACCCGTCGCGCGATCAAGGTGGTCCAGGGCCTCCTTGACCAGTTGCTCGAACCCCTCGGGGGCCAGGACAGCCCGCGCACGCGGGAGTTCACCCGAGAACTGGCGACCCTGCTCGACGCACCTCTTGATCCGCACACCGAGAACCACGAGGAGCAGTCATGA
- a CDS encoding AAA family ATPase: MTTLFLMVGLPGAGKTTRARQLAEEHGALRLTPDDWMIPLFGVSEADGKRDVLEGRMLWLALEALRLGTDVVVDFGCWSRDERSAIRRLAEAEGAGFRMVYLPVDAETQRNRIADRWATAPEETFPITEADLRHGRAHFEEPDTAELDGRAIDGPPPGWSTWREWAADRWPSFA, encoded by the coding sequence ATGACCACGTTGTTCCTGATGGTCGGCCTGCCTGGAGCCGGCAAGACCACACGTGCCCGGCAGCTCGCCGAGGAGCACGGCGCGCTGCGCCTCACGCCCGACGACTGGATGATTCCGCTGTTCGGTGTGTCGGAGGCGGACGGGAAGCGCGACGTGCTGGAGGGGCGGATGCTCTGGCTCGCACTGGAGGCGTTGCGGCTCGGCACCGACGTCGTGGTGGACTTCGGCTGTTGGTCCCGTGACGAGCGGTCCGCGATCCGTCGGCTGGCGGAGGCCGAGGGCGCGGGCTTCCGCATGGTCTACCTGCCGGTGGACGCCGAGACCCAGCGCAACCGGATCGCCGACCGCTGGGCGACCGCCCCGGAGGAGACGTTCCCGATCACCGAGGCCGACCTCCGGCACGGGCGGGCGCACTTCGAGGAGCCGGACACGGCGGAACTCGACGGGCGCGCGATCGACGGCCCGCCTCCCGGGTGGTCGACCTGGCGCGAGTGGGCCGCCGACCGGTGGCCGTCGTTCGCCTGA